One segment of Bacillus alkalisoli DNA contains the following:
- the rplU gene encoding 50S ribosomal protein L21: protein MYAIIETGGKQIKVEEGQMIYIEKLDATEGDTVTFDKVLFVGGETVKVGSPVVEGASVTAKVEKQGRAKKLTVFKYKAKKNYRKKQGHRQPYTKVTVEKINA from the coding sequence ATGTACGCAATTATCGAAACTGGTGGTAAACAAATCAAAGTTGAAGAAGGTCAAATGATCTACATCGAGAAACTTGATGCAACTGAAGGTGACACTGTAACGTTTGACAAAGTTCTTTTCGTAGGTGGCGAAACTGTTAAAGTTGGTAGCCCTGTTGTAGAAGGTGCTTCTGTAACAGCTAAAGTTGAAAAACAAGGTCGTGCGAAAAAGCTAACTGTATTCAAATACAAAGCTAAAAAGAACTACCGTAAAAAGCAAGGTCATCGTCAACCTTACACTAAAGTAACTGTTGAAAAAATCAACGCTTAA
- a CDS encoding ribosomal-processing cysteine protease Prp — protein sequence MIKVKIKRNDFNKIESFTISGHANFAKKGSDIVCAGVSAVSFGTVNSIIALCGVTPHIEQGADGFLRCSIPSNLEESTKEKIQLLLEGMVVSLETIERDYKKYITISN from the coding sequence ATGATAAAAGTAAAGATTAAACGAAACGACTTTAATAAAATCGAATCGTTTACAATCAGTGGACATGCTAACTTTGCCAAAAAAGGGTCCGACATTGTATGTGCTGGAGTTTCCGCTGTTTCATTCGGAACAGTCAATTCTATTATAGCGCTATGTGGCGTTACTCCTCATATTGAGCAAGGAGCAGACGGTTTTCTTCGCTGTTCGATTCCATCTAATTTAGAAGAATCAACAAAAGAAAAAATTCAATTGCTTTTAGAAGGCATGGTCGTGTCTCTAGAGACAATTGAACGTGATTATAAAAAATATATAACCATTTCTAACTAG